A genome region from Cydia splendana unplaced genomic scaffold, ilCydSple1.2 scaffold_81_ctg1, whole genome shotgun sequence includes the following:
- the LOC134805923 gene encoding uncharacterized protein LOC134805923 has protein sequence MSSESDDSDIEDTLLLLAAASRKRPRMWVHPINTKRLEYGEYNRLCRELQSDEEKFFSYFRMSKGSFEELHNILQPFITKQDTNWRLAISSKERLAICLRYLATGDSYKTIAFSFRVGRSTVGGIVENVCQGVWNSLQPIYIPTPTEDTWRKSESGFREIWDFPNCLGTDDLVPQVLIGDEGFGLKPYLMRPFTQRAALQDESKRNYNKRLSKARRVVENAFGILAEKWRVFHRPMECSVNTAEAVVKAACCLHNFLRAKEGRMQIVPENSMATGSAFVTNTTPRNNQPSVEAFEIREKFRRYFETN, from the exons ATGTCGAGTGAATCGGACGACTCTGACATTGAGGACACTCTTTTGTTACTGGCGGCCGCTTCTAGAAAGCGTCCAAGAATGTGGGTTCATCCAATTAATACTAAAAGATTGGAATATGGAGAATATAACAGATTGTGCCGGGAGTTACAATCGGATGAAGAAAAGTTCTTTTCATACTTCCGCATGTCCAAAGGCAGCTTTGAAGAACTTCATAATATTTTGCAACCATTCATAACGAAACAAGACACTAATTGGAGACTGGCAATTAGTTCAAAAGAAAGACTGGCGATTTGTTTAAG gtacctaGCTACGGGGGATTCGTACAAAACGATTGCGTTTTCTTTTCGTGTCGGGCGTTCCACGGTAGGCGGCATAGTAGAAAACGTCTGTCAGGGAGTGTGGAATTCTTTGCAGCCTATCTATATACCCACGCCAACCGAAGACACATGGAGAAAATCAGAAAGCGGTTTTAGAGAAATTTGGGATTTTCCGAATTGCTT GGGCACGGATGACTTAGTGCCGCAGGTACTTATCGGTGATGAAGGTTTTGGATTAAAGCCATACCTAATGAGACCCTTTACCCAAAGAGCGGCCCTACAAGACGAAAGTAAAAGAAACTATAATAAGAGGTTGAGCAAAGCAAGACGTGTTGTAGAAAACGCATTTGGTATTTTGGCCGAGAAATGGAGAGTGTTTCATAGACCCATGGAATGCTCAGTCAACACAGCAGAAGCTGTCGTAAAGGCAGCATGTTGCCTTCACAACTTTTTACGCGCCAAGGAAGGCCGTATGCAGATTGTCCCTGAGAACAGCATGGCCACGGGTTCAGCTTTCGTGACCAATACGACGCCGCGTAATAATCAGCCTTCGGTAGAAGCCTTTGAAATTCGAGAAAAATTCCGGCGATATTTCGAAACTAAttga